From Paenibacillus sp. V4I7, one genomic window encodes:
- a CDS encoding glycoside hydrolase family 105 protein, giving the protein MSLMKDTLPQTPVEWAKAACDSLMTKFKPEELPPAKRWHYHAGIFLYGMMQVWEKTGDDVYLNYPKGYVDSLVDSNGNFFFARDELDAIMAGLLLFTLDEEFDDRRYRVAAEKLRQLFNTLNRTTEGAFWHKDKYPYQMWLDGLYMGGVFAVIYARKYGDLQLIEMVLDWEHLMRKHMSDERTGLLYHAWDESRQFPWANPDTGCSPEFWGRSLGWYGMALVDFLDELPADHPGREKLGQVLQRFVHGLIRFQDEKTGLWYQVVDKGDRPDNWLETSCSSLFVYTISKAYQHGCVDETALEAARQGFRGLTERVYFDEEGRLVVPDICIGTSAGDYQNYISRPVSENDLHGMGAFILACAAMDGLV; this is encoded by the coding sequence ATGAGTCTTATGAAAGATACGTTACCGCAAACGCCCGTCGAGTGGGCTAAAGCCGCCTGTGATTCCTTGATGACCAAATTTAAACCCGAGGAGCTGCCGCCTGCCAAAAGGTGGCATTATCATGCGGGTATTTTTTTATACGGAATGATGCAGGTCTGGGAAAAAACAGGGGATGACGTATACCTGAACTATCCAAAGGGTTATGTCGATTCTCTCGTGGATTCGAATGGAAATTTTTTCTTTGCCCGAGATGAACTGGATGCCATTATGGCCGGTTTGCTTCTGTTTACGTTGGATGAAGAATTTGATGATCGGCGGTATCGGGTGGCGGCGGAAAAGCTGCGTCAGCTGTTCAACACCTTGAACCGAACAACGGAGGGAGCCTTTTGGCACAAGGATAAATATCCTTACCAGATGTGGCTGGACGGCCTGTACATGGGTGGCGTCTTTGCAGTCATCTATGCACGGAAGTACGGAGATCTACAGCTGATAGAAATGGTGCTTGACTGGGAACATTTAATGCGAAAGCATATGTCGGATGAGCGTACTGGGCTTCTGTATCATGCTTGGGATGAGAGTCGACAGTTTCCTTGGGCGAATCCAGATACCGGGTGTTCTCCTGAGTTTTGGGGTAGGTCTCTTGGTTGGTATGGGATGGCGCTGGTTGATTTCCTTGACGAATTACCGGCGGATCATCCCGGCCGGGAGAAATTGGGGCAGGTGCTGCAGCGCTTCGTTCACGGTCTAATCAGATTTCAAGATGAGAAGACGGGGTTATGGTATCAGGTAGTGGATAAAGGGGATCGGCCAGACAATTGGTTGGAAACCTCGTGCAGCAGCTTGTTCGTTTATACCATTTCTAAAGCGTATCAGCACGGATGTGTGGATGAAACTGCCTTGGAAGCTGCGCGCCAAGGATTCCGTGGTTTGACGGAGCGGGTTTATTTTGATGAAGAGGGTCGTCTTGTCGTACCGGACATTTGTATAGGTACTTCGGCAGGCGACTATCAAAATTATATTTCCCGTCCGGTAAGTGAAAACGACCTTCATGGAATGGGCGCCTTTATTCTGGCCTGTGCGGCCATGGACGGCTTAGTTTAA
- a CDS encoding family 43 glycosylhydrolase: MKQKSAYPLQAMRGNYADPSVIRVGRDYYMTHTSYKYLPGLLIWHSRDLINWKPVSAALRQYIGDVWAPDFAEHNGTYYIYFPANRTNWVITAPSPLGPWSDPIDLNIKGIDPGHLAAPDGKRYLHLSGGDFVELAPDGLSVIGSPRHVYDGWKYPEDWVVEAFSLEGPKVTYREGYYYLTVAEGGTAGPPTGHMAVSSRSVNPWGPWEHSPYNPIVRTLSRNEIWWSKGHASLIDTPDGDWWVFYHGYLNSFHTLGRQTLIEPVEFTEDGWFKPSGTAMKMRSEPDSGMPKEDDFTGTELGLQWQCSGHPPEERFRVSEGTLITAGRKEKEEGSPLLYMPGDESYEVTIEIAATDEAEGRLVLYYNDEAQLGLGVTTSGVRHFRSFKNYRSIPVQGSSTLLRIRNDHHIVSFHYSEDGMIWNQYDKTVDASGLHHNTLGGFLSLRIGLDAVGNGTVIFRRFRYRPIGRKSGEDLR; the protein is encoded by the coding sequence ATGAAGCAAAAAAGCGCTTATCCTTTGCAGGCAATGAGAGGCAACTACGCGGATCCATCAGTTATTCGAGTCGGCCGTGATTATTATATGACGCATACCTCTTACAAGTATTTGCCGGGGCTGCTGATTTGGCATTCCCGGGATTTAATCAATTGGAAGCCGGTTTCAGCTGCTCTTCGTCAGTATATCGGGGATGTTTGGGCGCCTGATTTTGCAGAGCATAATGGAACTTATTATATCTATTTCCCCGCAAACCGGACGAATTGGGTAATCACAGCACCGTCGCCATTAGGACCATGGAGCGATCCCATCGATCTTAATATCAAGGGCATCGATCCGGGACATCTTGCTGCACCGGACGGCAAGCGGTATCTGCATCTCTCCGGCGGGGATTTTGTAGAGTTGGCACCGGACGGTCTGTCCGTGATAGGATCGCCAAGACATGTCTACGATGGTTGGAAATATCCGGAGGATTGGGTGGTGGAAGCCTTCAGTTTAGAGGGTCCTAAAGTGACATACCGGGAAGGGTACTATTATTTAACCGTTGCAGAGGGAGGGACGGCGGGTCCGCCTACCGGTCATATGGCCGTATCGTCACGATCTGTTAACCCTTGGGGGCCTTGGGAGCATTCGCCTTACAATCCGATCGTAAGAACGTTATCTCGGAACGAAATTTGGTGGTCCAAAGGACACGCTTCTTTGATCGATACCCCGGATGGGGATTGGTGGGTGTTCTATCACGGTTATCTGAACAGCTTCCATACATTAGGCCGGCAAACGCTGATTGAGCCAGTCGAGTTTACGGAGGATGGTTGGTTTAAACCATCAGGTACGGCAATGAAGATGCGGTCGGAACCGGATAGCGGAATGCCGAAGGAGGACGACTTTACCGGGACAGAGTTGGGGCTTCAGTGGCAGTGCAGCGGCCATCCTCCGGAGGAGCGTTTTCGGGTTTCAGAAGGAACTCTTATTACAGCCGGCCGGAAGGAAAAAGAAGAGGGTTCGCCACTTTTGTATATGCCGGGTGACGAGAGCTATGAGGTCACGATAGAAATTGCCGCGACCGATGAGGCGGAGGGTCGGCTCGTACTTTACTATAACGATGAAGCCCAGCTCGGTCTGGGAGTTACGACGTCCGGAGTCCGTCATTTCCGCAGCTTCAAGAACTACAGGTCCATCCCGGTGCAGGGGAGCAGCACCTTATTACGTATTCGCAATGATCATCATATCGTTTCCTTCCATTACAGCGAGGACGGTATGATTTGGAATCAGTATGACAAAACGGTGGATGCCTCCGGACTTCATCATAATACGCTGGGCGGATTCCTAAGCTTACGAATAGGACTCGATGCCGTAGGTAACGGAACGGTGATATTCCGTCGATTCCGATACCGGCCGATCGGTCGAAAGAGTGGGGAGGATTTGCGTTGA
- a CDS encoding carbohydrate ABC transporter permease, which yields MVTDKTFAGKMFDLFNILLLSLIAILMLLPFLHVVMGSFTTAEEMARKPFVLFPTVFTFDSYRYIFSTNTLFKAMGVSIGVTVVGTLISMILTSMMAYGLTRRDLDGRKTMNLMIVFTMLFHGGLIPSFLIVKNLGLIDTYMSLILPGAISAFNLIILRSFFQGLPDGVEESAKIDGCGDFGILFRIVLPLSMPALATISLFYAVNYWNSYFGAIMFMNDADKWPIQVLLRQIVIAASGMAADTSNEFVKPPEQTIKMAVIVVSTLPILIVYPFLQKYFAKGALVGSVKG from the coding sequence ATGGTTACAGATAAAACATTCGCCGGCAAGATGTTTGATCTTTTCAACATCCTTTTGCTTAGCCTTATCGCTATTTTGATGCTGCTTCCGTTCCTTCACGTGGTAATGGGGTCGTTTACGACTGCGGAAGAGATGGCACGCAAACCGTTTGTCCTGTTCCCGACCGTTTTTACTTTTGATTCCTATCGATATATTTTTTCAACGAACACACTGTTCAAAGCCATGGGGGTATCCATCGGCGTTACCGTCGTGGGCACGCTGATCAGCATGATTCTCACTTCAATGATGGCCTATGGCCTTACGAGAAGGGATTTGGATGGCCGCAAAACGATGAATCTGATGATTGTGTTCACGATGCTGTTCCACGGCGGCTTGATTCCTTCCTTTCTGATCGTGAAGAACCTTGGATTAATCGATACGTATATGTCTTTAATTCTTCCTGGAGCGATCAGCGCTTTCAACCTGATTATATTACGGAGTTTCTTCCAGGGCTTGCCTGACGGGGTAGAGGAATCGGCCAAGATCGACGGCTGCGGGGATTTCGGCATACTATTCCGGATCGTTCTGCCTCTATCGATGCCGGCTCTGGCTACGATTTCTTTGTTCTACGCTGTCAACTACTGGAACTCTTACTTCGGGGCGATTATGTTCATGAATGATGCGGACAAATGGCCGATTCAAGTTCTGCTGCGCCAAATTGTAATTGCGGCAAGCGGTATGGCGGCTGATACGAGCAACGAGTTCGTCAAGCCGCCGGAGCAAACGATAAAAATGGCCGTTATTGTGGTTTCCACTTTGCCGATCCTTATTGTTTATCCGTTCCTACAGAAATATTTCGCTAAAGGCGCTTTAGTAGGCTCCGTTAAGGGGTAA
- a CDS encoding sugar ABC transporter permease: MNHIAARSELTSVPKAKNPFWKRVLRNKFIYLMVLPGFLYFIIFKYIPMAGLVIAFQDYQPYKGFLGSEWVGLEHFRRLFTDPGFWQIFKNTLIVFVVNIVFYFPIPIILSVMLNEVANGYFKRLVQTIVYIPHFLSWVIIVSISFVMLTMDGGIINEIMVILGLQPVNFLMNSEWFYPMYVLQVIWREAGWGTIVFLAAMASIDPGLYEAARMDGAGRFRQIWHITLPGIRNVIVVLLILKIGNVLDTSFEHIYLILNSMNKDVAEILDTFVYTAGLKQGQFSFSTAVGLFKSVIGFALVVGSNWLAKKFGEDGVY; the protein is encoded by the coding sequence ATGAACCATATAGCTGCTCGGTCTGAGCTGACATCAGTCCCAAAGGCGAAAAACCCGTTCTGGAAAAGGGTTCTCCGGAACAAATTTATTTATCTTATGGTTTTACCAGGCTTTTTATATTTTATTATTTTCAAATATATCCCCATGGCTGGACTCGTCATCGCATTCCAAGACTATCAGCCTTACAAAGGTTTTTTGGGAAGTGAGTGGGTTGGGCTGGAACACTTTCGTCGGTTGTTTACCGATCCTGGGTTTTGGCAGATATTTAAGAACACACTGATTGTGTTCGTGGTCAATATCGTGTTCTATTTCCCAATACCCATTATTCTATCGGTCATGCTGAATGAAGTAGCGAATGGTTACTTTAAACGGCTTGTTCAGACGATCGTTTATATTCCGCATTTTCTTTCATGGGTCATTATTGTATCCATCTCTTTCGTCATGTTGACCATGGACGGAGGGATAATTAACGAAATTATGGTTATTCTCGGCTTACAGCCTGTCAACTTCCTTATGAACTCGGAATGGTTTTATCCCATGTATGTTCTGCAAGTGATATGGAGAGAAGCGGGTTGGGGAACCATCGTTTTCCTAGCAGCAATGGCGTCTATTGACCCGGGCCTTTATGAGGCGGCACGTATGGACGGAGCCGGCCGATTCCGGCAAATCTGGCACATCACGCTCCCTGGCATCCGCAATGTCATTGTGGTGCTGTTGATTCTCAAAATCGGAAATGTGCTGGATACCAGCTTTGAACATATCTATCTGATCCTCAACTCCATGAATAAAGACGTGGCGGAGATTCTGGATACGTTTGTATATACGGCAGGATTAAAACAAGGGCAGTTCAGCTTCAGTACCGCCGTCGGCTTGTTCAAATCTGTCATCGGCTTTGCCCTCGTGGTAGGATCCAACTGGCTGGCGAAGAAATTCGGCGAAGACGGTGTTTATTAA
- a CDS encoding extracellular solute-binding protein: MTKKKVAIILSALTAVSMLAGCASKTDTGSEAAKATSEAPKGPVKISIMADLQTTEVPSDKLEKVLEQKTNSELDIQWVPDGSYDEKFQAAFATGSLPQVVYLKNAASFILMRDAIKNNQFWEVGPYLKDYPNLKSLNQKILNNTAVSGKIYSLYQERQPARAGLIYRKDWADKLGLSAPKTVDELYNMLKKFKEADLAGGGKTIPISDRNDLVYGAFKTLSMYFGTPNGWGTQDGKLVPEFMTKGYTDTMKFMKKLRDEGLINQDFPVTSKTDQQNLMYTGRSGLYIGTMGDVKGFQEKTMKNIPEAQYEVTNDIQGVDGKNITWGLSGYGTVVLFPKSSVKSEQELKNILGVMDKFYSPEIADLLKYGLKDEHYTLKDGKVVPSTDSKLIEKEVRPYLNMALYETTNITPSFYALPALEKANNLANEAVKFMVTDPSVSLDSKTFNEKGARLQDQIKDATYQFIMNKIDEAGFQSAVKKWQNDGGQKIIDEFNEQFKNNGGK; the protein is encoded by the coding sequence ATGACAAAGAAGAAAGTCGCCATTATCCTTTCCGCACTGACGGCAGTTTCCATGCTGGCCGGATGCGCCAGTAAAACAGACACAGGTTCCGAAGCAGCGAAAGCAACAAGTGAAGCACCGAAGGGTCCTGTCAAGATCAGTATCATGGCCGATTTGCAAACAACCGAGGTTCCTTCCGATAAGCTTGAGAAGGTTCTTGAGCAAAAAACAAATTCGGAACTGGACATTCAATGGGTACCGGACGGTTCTTATGATGAAAAGTTCCAAGCTGCATTTGCAACGGGCTCCCTCCCCCAGGTTGTTTACTTGAAGAACGCGGCTTCCTTTATCCTCATGCGCGATGCCATCAAGAATAACCAGTTTTGGGAAGTCGGTCCTTACTTGAAGGATTATCCGAACCTCAAGAGCTTGAATCAGAAAATCCTTAATAATACAGCCGTTAGCGGGAAAATTTACTCTCTGTACCAGGAAAGACAACCGGCTCGCGCTGGCTTGATCTACCGGAAAGACTGGGCCGATAAGCTTGGACTCTCCGCGCCAAAAACGGTAGACGAACTATACAACATGCTGAAAAAGTTCAAAGAAGCGGATTTGGCCGGCGGCGGCAAAACGATCCCTATCTCAGACCGTAACGATTTAGTGTACGGCGCCTTCAAAACACTCTCCATGTATTTCGGAACACCGAACGGCTGGGGAACTCAAGACGGCAAGCTCGTTCCTGAATTCATGACCAAGGGATATACGGACACGATGAAGTTTATGAAAAAGCTCCGCGATGAAGGCCTGATCAACCAGGACTTCCCGGTTACGAGCAAAACGGATCAGCAGAACCTGATGTACACCGGCCGCTCAGGACTATATATCGGGACGATGGGCGATGTCAAAGGCTTCCAAGAGAAAACGATGAAAAACATACCGGAAGCGCAGTACGAGGTAACCAATGACATTCAGGGCGTTGACGGCAAGAACATTACTTGGGGGCTTTCTGGCTACGGAACTGTTGTGCTTTTCCCGAAATCTTCCGTTAAATCCGAACAGGAATTGAAGAACATCCTTGGTGTCATGGATAAATTCTACTCTCCTGAAATAGCCGATCTACTCAAATACGGTCTCAAGGACGAGCATTATACGTTGAAAGACGGCAAAGTAGTCCCTTCCACGGACAGCAAGCTGATTGAGAAGGAAGTAAGACCTTATCTGAACATGGCGCTGTACGAGACAACAAACATAACACCTAGCTTCTACGCTCTGCCTGCTCTTGAGAAGGCAAACAATCTTGCAAATGAAGCTGTTAAATTTATGGTAACGGACCCATCCGTATCTCTTGACTCCAAAACGTTCAATGAAAAGGGTGCCCGGCTCCAGGATCAAATTAAAGACGCTACGTACCAGTTCATCATGAACAAAATTGACGAGGCAGGCTTCCAGTCGGCAGTGAAGAAGTGGCAAAATGACGGCGGTCAAAAAATCATCGACGAGTTCAACGAGCAGTTCAAAAATAACGGTGGAAAATAA
- a CDS encoding glycoside hydrolase 43 family protein, with amino-acid sequence METKMERNQDSISIWAADLGNGNFRNPVIYADYSDPDVVRVGEDFYMTASSFNSSPGLPILHSKDLVNWQIIAHAVDRLPGGYDNVVRHGDGVWAPSIRFHDGKFWIYFSAPDEGIYMTTAEEPKGPWSPLHLVKEVKGWIDPCPFWDEDGEAYLIHAFAKSRTGIKHKLKLCRMSADGKELLDDGEVIFDGEADHPTMEGPKLYKRNGYYYIFAPAGGVPTGWQTILRSRSITGPYEDKIVLHQGDTEINGPHQGGYVELSSGESWFVHFQDREAYGRIVHLQPIRWENDWPVMGIDSNDDGIGEPVLVHKKPDVGRDWPITVPTTSDEFESPSLGLQWQWQANWKTSWYSLKDSPGKLRLYAEPLPIGVSTLYHTPNVLCQKLPAPALTATAKLTFQPGTTWDRAGFTVFGHEYRYMVMSQDEERFLLTYVQGKGSKEGSEEEILEKIELPAGVSTVYFKVTIVLEAECSFAYSLDGEHFVLIGDRFTAVPGGWVGAKLGLFCLQQQGQPGGGYVDVDWFRVKEQ; translated from the coding sequence ATGGAAACGAAAATGGAAAGAAATCAAGATAGTATCTCCATTTGGGCAGCTGATCTGGGAAATGGTAACTTCAGGAATCCGGTAATTTACGCCGATTATTCGGACCCGGACGTAGTTCGTGTCGGTGAAGATTTTTATATGACAGCATCGAGCTTCAACAGCTCACCCGGATTGCCGATTCTTCATTCCAAAGATCTTGTCAACTGGCAGATCATCGCACATGCCGTGGACCGGCTGCCCGGCGGTTATGACAATGTGGTGCGGCATGGGGATGGCGTATGGGCTCCCAGCATACGGTTTCATGACGGTAAGTTTTGGATCTACTTCAGCGCACCGGATGAGGGTATCTATATGACGACTGCGGAGGAGCCGAAAGGACCGTGGTCCCCACTTCATCTGGTGAAGGAGGTCAAGGGCTGGATCGATCCGTGTCCATTCTGGGACGAGGATGGTGAGGCTTACTTAATACATGCTTTTGCGAAAAGCCGAACTGGAATCAAGCATAAGCTTAAGCTGTGCCGTATGAGTGCGGACGGCAAAGAGCTTCTGGACGATGGTGAGGTCATTTTTGATGGGGAAGCCGATCATCCGACGATGGAAGGACCAAAATTGTATAAACGCAACGGGTATTACTATATTTTTGCGCCTGCTGGGGGTGTTCCTACTGGGTGGCAGACAATTCTTCGTTCCAGAAGCATTACGGGACCTTATGAGGATAAAATTGTGCTTCATCAAGGTGACACTGAAATTAATGGACCTCATCAAGGCGGTTACGTCGAATTGAGTTCCGGGGAGTCGTGGTTCGTACACTTTCAGGATCGGGAAGCATACGGGCGTATCGTCCACCTACAGCCGATCCGTTGGGAGAACGACTGGCCTGTGATGGGCATCGATTCGAACGATGATGGGATCGGAGAGCCTGTGTTGGTGCATAAGAAGCCGGATGTTGGGCGGGATTGGCCGATTACCGTTCCTACTACGAGCGATGAATTCGAATCGCCGTCTCTGGGTCTGCAATGGCAGTGGCAGGCGAATTGGAAGACATCTTGGTATTCCTTAAAAGATAGCCCAGGTAAGCTCCGTTTATATGCCGAGCCTCTGCCGATTGGCGTATCGACGCTTTATCATACGCCTAACGTTCTGTGTCAGAAGCTTCCGGCCCCCGCACTCACTGCGACGGCGAAGCTGACGTTCCAGCCTGGAACAACATGGGATCGAGCCGGTTTTACTGTATTTGGGCATGAATACCGATATATGGTGATGAGTCAAGATGAAGAGCGGTTCCTGCTTACTTATGTTCAGGGAAAGGGAAGCAAGGAAGGCTCGGAAGAAGAGATATTGGAGAAAATTGAACTCCCGGCTGGTGTGAGCACTGTTTATTTCAAAGTAACCATTGTGCTGGAGGCGGAGTGTTCGTTCGCATATAGTTTGGACGGCGAGCACTTCGTACTGATCGGCGATCGTTTCACTGCGGTGCCTGGCGGTTGGGTCGGTGCGAAACTCGGATTATTTTGTTTACAGCAGCAAGGGCAACCAGGGGGAGGTTATGTGGACGTCGACTGGTTCCGGGTGAAAGAGCAATAA
- a CDS encoding AraC family transcriptional regulator, whose protein sequence is MSDRIGQKFTTHDQLFAIQQLQQTGYSIMPRPHVHTSFELYYLLQGERIYFINGKVFTAQKGDMVIVIPGDLHSTASSQVEHVERVLVHFDSGFIPMPDRQVLELRPFLQSTLLRVPLKEQAELENSLLYMLSECKEHQAFYESYIRQLLIGLLIRLHRIGSLEDNSTEPQHPMHQKVSEITAYIHDHYSELITLEQLSANFYISPSYLSRVFLKLTGFHVSEYIRIIRVREAQKLLRTTRDKIQQIAEHVGFEHISHFNKTFKKVSGCSPLQYRKQHIRR, encoded by the coding sequence ATGAGTGATCGAATCGGACAAAAGTTTACGACCCATGACCAGCTTTTCGCCATTCAGCAGCTTCAGCAAACGGGCTATTCCATCATGCCTCGCCCACATGTGCATACAAGTTTTGAATTGTATTATTTGCTGCAAGGCGAACGTATCTACTTTATAAACGGCAAGGTATTCACTGCTCAAAAGGGCGATATGGTTATCGTCATTCCGGGCGATTTGCACTCGACGGCAAGCTCCCAGGTCGAGCATGTGGAGAGAGTGCTCGTTCATTTCGATTCCGGATTCATTCCCATGCCCGACCGTCAAGTGCTGGAGCTTCGCCCTTTTCTCCAATCCACTCTTCTGCGCGTTCCGCTAAAAGAGCAAGCGGAGCTAGAGAATTCGCTTCTATACATGCTTTCCGAGTGCAAGGAGCATCAAGCCTTTTACGAATCCTATATCAGGCAGCTTCTGATCGGCTTGCTCATCCGCCTGCACCGGATCGGCTCACTAGAGGATAATTCGACCGAACCTCAGCATCCGATGCACCAGAAGGTATCCGAAATTACAGCTTATATTCATGACCATTACAGCGAGTTGATTACACTTGAGCAGCTATCCGCGAACTTCTATATCAGCCCGTCGTATTTAAGTCGTGTCTTCTTGAAGCTAACAGGCTTTCATGTAAGTGAATATATCCGAATCATTCGCGTACGTGAGGCTCAAAAGCTGCTGAGAACAACCAGAGACAAAATTCAGCAGATCGCCGAGCACGTCGGCTTCGAGCACATTTCCCATTTTAATAAAACGTTCAAAAAGGTAAGCGGCTGCTCACCGCTGCAATATCGGAAGCAGCACATCAGAAGGTAA
- a CDS encoding glycoside hydrolase family 28 protein, protein MNQTEIVNQPYSAMPEVMLPRIPDRTFTLTDFGAVGDGQTDNSEAFRSAIQEVTEAGGGRLIIPVGLWLTGPLKLTSRLELHAEAGATVLFSKRFEDYPLLHSQFEGKPVVRCQSPLDAEGLEDIAITGGGIFDGGGEAWRPVKKWKMTEKDWNRLKSNGGVIDESAGIWWPSAAAMQGAELVEKLIQSGEQDPQAYVPAREYLRPNLLSFRRCSRILLEGATFQNSAAWNLHPWASEHMTIRRVNVRNPWFAQNGDGLDVDSCRYVLVEDSTFDVGDDAICIKSGKDEAGRALGMPAQYVTIRRCTVYHGHGGFVIGSEMSGGVSDIHVTDCTFIGTDIGLRFKSARGRGGIVERIRIERIRMTDIVGEAISFHLFYEGVEGSGSAQEEMHPISEQTPVFRQIVITDIDCAGANKAFLINGLAEMPLEDVTLRNYRVSSVQGVICHNVKRLLLEGIDLKLRQGPPIKLHQAQGVCIKDLTVAGAQEFDSLLVVTGERTEGIEWEGEDEVSSQLTF, encoded by the coding sequence ATGAATCAAACGGAAATTGTGAACCAACCATACAGCGCAATGCCAGAGGTGATGCTTCCTCGTATTCCGGACCGTACGTTTACTCTGACCGATTTTGGTGCTGTCGGGGATGGGCAAACGGACAACTCGGAGGCGTTCCGATCGGCTATTCAGGAGGTAACTGAAGCCGGGGGCGGGAGGCTAATCATTCCTGTCGGTTTGTGGTTGACTGGTCCACTCAAGCTGACGAGCAGACTGGAGCTGCATGCGGAGGCAGGAGCTACAGTATTGTTCAGCAAGCGTTTCGAGGACTATCCGCTGCTGCACTCGCAATTTGAAGGAAAGCCGGTCGTACGCTGCCAATCTCCGCTGGATGCAGAGGGGCTGGAAGATATCGCTATTACGGGAGGCGGCATTTTCGATGGCGGCGGGGAAGCTTGGCGGCCAGTAAAGAAATGGAAGATGACGGAGAAGGATTGGAACCGCCTCAAGAGTAACGGTGGTGTCATCGATGAATCAGCGGGCATCTGGTGGCCTTCTGCAGCAGCCATGCAGGGAGCAGAACTAGTAGAGAAGCTGATTCAATCAGGCGAGCAGGATCCACAAGCTTACGTCCCAGCACGTGAATATTTGCGTCCAAATCTGCTTAGCTTCCGTCGGTGCAGCCGTATTTTGCTGGAAGGAGCCACGTTCCAAAACTCTGCCGCATGGAACCTGCATCCTTGGGCATCTGAGCATATGACGATACGCCGGGTCAATGTGCGAAATCCCTGGTTCGCTCAGAATGGTGACGGCTTGGATGTAGATTCGTGCCGCTATGTGTTAGTGGAGGACAGCACGTTCGATGTCGGTGACGATGCCATATGTATCAAATCAGGCAAGGATGAAGCGGGACGCGCGCTTGGCATGCCGGCCCAGTATGTGACGATACGTCGATGTACGGTTTACCATGGGCATGGAGGCTTCGTTATCGGAAGCGAGATGTCGGGCGGCGTCAGCGATATCCATGTCACGGATTGCACGTTTATCGGAACCGACATTGGCCTGCGTTTCAAAAGTGCAAGAGGACGCGGTGGCATCGTTGAGCGTATAAGGATCGAGCGCATTCGCATGACGGATATCGTAGGGGAGGCCATCTCCTTCCATTTGTTCTACGAGGGTGTAGAAGGGTCTGGTTCGGCACAAGAGGAGATGCATCCCATATCGGAACAAACACCGGTTTTCCGGCAAATTGTCATAACTGATATTGATTGCGCCGGCGCGAATAAGGCTTTCCTTATCAATGGTCTGGCTGAAATGCCGCTGGAGGATGTTACCCTGCGCAATTATCGCGTTTCCTCGGTGCAAGGCGTCATTTGCCATAATGTCAAGCGGTTGCTGCTTGAGGGGATCGATCTAAAGCTTCGACAAGGGCCGCCGATAAAACTTCATCAAGCGCAAGGTGTTTGCATTAAAGACTTAACCGTAGCAGGAGCGCAAGAATTCGATTCCCTGCTGGTCGTAACGGGGGAGAGGACAGAAGGAATTGAATGGGAAGGGGAGGATGAGGTTTCTTCCCAGCTTACCTTCTGA